DNA sequence from the Oryza brachyantha chromosome 5, ObraRS2, whole genome shotgun sequence genome:
acatatcaaatcacctctaggttttgatttatatggctaactagattcttcatatcaaaatttggtagcatgcaaaaaattttatttttggagtttttaagtattttttgagatttttaaaagtgactgtactatattaataaaaaatcaatgtgttatgtatcacttttaaaaatctaaaaaaatacttcaaaaactctaaaaatgaaaattttttgcgtGCTAccagattttgatataaagaatctagtgagccatataaatcaaaatttagaggtgatttgatatgtttttggacccgactcacggaggagcccgtgagttgcaactcaccgtagcttttatatatatatatatatatatatatatatatatatatatatatatatatatatatatatatatatataagttattaaaaagttatattaatctatcttttaagtttataaaaacttataCTCAATTTATCGTATACTAATAACTTTCtattatatgctaatgactttCTTCACTTTAGGCCGCATCGTTTCACAATTGCAACtgattataagcaaaaatttgaattttagaacttaattttggacttgattttgtgtttATTTATCGTGTTTTGTTTTACGCATTTCGCTTTTAAGTTGTTATGGATACGTATACAGTGAAAGGGCATGTAACCTAGTGGTTGTAGTGACATGAGTAGCACTCAAGGTCCTGAGTTCAAATTTTCATAGGagcataaatttcagattgggTATTTGGACCTGAGTTCAAATTTCCATAGGAGCATAAATTTCAAATTGAGTATTTGAGGGGCTAAGTTCCCTACTTGGACTAAGTTTCCAAAgttcttgaaataaaaaaatgcctGCATATATTTGAGTGGATATAGAGGCCGGATAAAAATacctttatctaaaaataaaaaaatgattcgtatataaaagttttatccataaattattttttttacaaaagcatgtttttatttattccgGCGAAAAGATCGGTGAATAGAGTCGTTGGCACGAGCAGCTGCTAACGAGCCGAGATTGTAGTGCTCTTTTCGTCATTTCCCCGCTTGCTATATATATTCCCTGCAGTCTGAAATCCTATGTTTGCACAGCCATCAACACAGGGCGGGAAGGGAAACAGGAAGGAGGGAGAGCAGGAGCGGCGACCATGGAGGGCGGGAGAAGCTGGAGCATCGACAGCTACCTCAACGAGTTCTTCGACATCCCGGCCAAGAACCCTCCAGGCGAGGCGCGCCTCCGAtggcgccgcgccgtcggcctcgtcgtccgcaaccgccgccgccgcttcggcAGGTTCTCCGACCTCAACCCCATCGACGACGCCCACCGCCGCAAGATCCTGGTACCCCTCCCCAACCCGCCATTCCCCTCCTCCAACGCcccggccgccatcgccggggCGGCCGGACCCGGAGAGCGCGGGTAGACTCGTAGTACGGGCCCGTACGGCTGTTCGTGGCGGTCGCTTTCGttgaaactttatattttagtatttatctcttttttttctaattatctAAGTAGAGATTTTTAGCGAGAGGTCAGAACTGTTGCTAGGGAAATCGCTGCGAAATTTCCTCAGGGATTGGTCTCCTCCTCATCCTGCGTGGATACGCGCTTCTTGATGTGGATGCTCGCGTCTGCACCTCCACCGCTCTCGTGCTTCCTATTGCTGGCCATGACATCCGCGAGATCGATGTCTCAATCTCATCCAGGATTCCGCGCCAGGTCCTGTCAATTTCTTGAAGTCTATGTCCCCTCGTTTGAACTGCTGTTTGTGGTGGGGGCTTGCGATTCTGGAGGCGTTCTTTCCACGTCTCGCCTAGTTGAATTGAATTCTTGAATTAAACTGTTGTGGCGGTTCTGGTCAAGGTTTGCATGCCGCCGTCCGGATTGAGAAGACCACTTCCTCTGGAAGGCAATTGGAGTGGACGCATGTGTGTTCGTACACCTGGAAAAAGCTGCATTGTATTATTTCAACCATTATCATAACAAGGTCAAGttgaacaaaaaatatacagcAAGAAAGGATCTTTTCCTAGTTCCtacattttttatcttattagaAGAATTCAAGTGCCCATTTACCCATTATGCTTATCTCGTGAAGAAATGTCTCTGAATTTTGTGGCACAATTACTAAAATAGAATTCTCAAAATCTGATTTCGCTTCCTCAGATAGTACGACTAATAACCCAGATACTGTGAGGACGTAGAGTGGTAAAATGGGATAATCTCTAGTCTCTAAACTTATGTCCAACTAACTAGGATCATTGGGGAATCTGACCTGTAAAGTTATCAACTAGGGTATTAGATTAATGATCATCCTCAATTTGCTGGACAACTTGATTCATAACAAACCTCTCAGGACCAATTGTGCAGTCTATTGTCGAGCATGGACAAATCACCTTGCCTATGCCAATTTAAATAGAAAGAATCCAATTAAGCcatacttttatttatttagttcaGTGATTTTTGGGgaaacaatattattttacttCAACCTATTATTGGGTTTCAACTGACTAGAATTGAACCgacaagttttatttttttagaacatactccctctgtttttatGTGAtgacattgacttttagatctatgtttaaaattatattaaaaaattgtacaaatatgcaaaattacaaatcatgcttaaagtacCTTTGATGacaaacaaatcataacataataattaataaatatataaatttttggataatacaaatggtcaaatataaatccaaaagtcaacggtgtcaaataacAAAATCAAAGGTAGTACTAGACAAGTCTGTTAATCATTACTAGACAATGGAAAAACATGCTTACCCCGTGTTGTTTGGGACTAAAGGCTGACATTGTtgttgcttttgcttttattaCTGATATCTACTCTCTAATCCTTTTGCCATCATTGGTCCAAGAACATAAGATTCATGAGGTTATTTTACTAGCAGAAatagattgtttttttcttttccttagaGCCATTTCTTTTCCTTGTCCAGGGGAAAGTCCAGGTTGTAATTAACGTTCACAAGGCAGCGCTGCAATTTATTGATGGTGTGGTCTCAACTAATTCTTTTGGTTTCTGCTCTTATCACAACCACAATGTATCATTTCACCTTAATCAATTAATAATGTAGGTGTAAAACAATACCACCTACCTCCTGAGCTTATTGAACAAGGATTTTGCATCAGTCCAGATGAACTAGCAGCAATTACTGGCATGCGTGTAGATTATACAATGTTCAGGATGCATGGTGGAATCAAGGGAATATCTAGAAAAATCAAAGCATCATTGGAAGATGGTACCCAGGACTCAGAGATAGATACCAGACAGAAGCTATATGGAACTAACAGGCACGCTGAGAAGCCTCCTAGAAGCTTCTGGATGTTTGTGTGGGATGCATTGCATGACTTGACTCTGATTATTCTAGTAGTATGTTCTCTGGTTTCTCTAGTGGTCGGCCTTGCCACCAAGGGATGGCCAAAGGGTATTTATGATGGTTTCGGCATAATTCTCAGCATTTTGTTGGTGGTACTAGTTACTGCAACCAGTGATTACCAACAAGCACGGAAGTTTATGGAACTGGACCGTGagaagcaaaaaatatatacccgTGTCACTAGAgataagaaaacaaaggaGATTTTAGTTCATGACTTGGTTGTTGGAGACATCTTGCATCTTCAAATTGGCGATGTTGTTCCTGCAGATGGTTTGTTTATATCTGGGGACTGCCTAGTGATAGATGAATCTAGCTTGTCAGGTGAGAGTGAGTCAATCAATGTTTCTGAAGAGAAGCCTTTTCTTCATGCTGGGAGTAAGGTAGTAGATGGGACAGCTAAGATGCTTGTTACTGCCGTTGGTGCACGTACTGAGTGGGGCAAAATCATGGGTACTCTGAATGAAGATGGTGTGGATGAAACTCCTTTGCAAGTTAAGCTTAATGGTGTGGCTACAATAATAGGCCAGATTGGATTGGTGTTTGCTGTGCTAACATTTCTGGTACTTCTAGTGAGGTTCTTGGTTGACAAGGGAATGCATGTTGGTTTATTAAGTTGGTCTGGAAATGATGCATTGACAATAGTCAACTACTTCGCAATTGCAGTGACGATCATTGTTGTCGCCGTTCCTGAGGGTTTACCACTGGCCGTGACTCTCAGTCTAGCATATGCCATGAAGAAGTTGATGCATGACAAAGCACTAGTTAGGCATCTCGCAGCATGTGAAACCATGGGTTCAGCCAGTTGTATCTGCACCGATAAGACAGGGACTTTGACAACCAACCACATGATTGTTGATAAGGTTTGGATTGGTGATGTCAAGTCTGTTGATggtgacaaaatttttgaactaaaaagTGCAATTTCGGAAAGAGTTATGGAATTACTTATAAAAGGCATATTTGTGAATACTGCATCTGAGGTGGTGAAGGGAGAGAATGGAAAAAAGACCATCTTAGGATCAGCTACTGAAACGGCATTATTGGAGTTTGGCTTGAGCTTGGGAGAACATTTATATGATGACTACAAAAAGTTGACGAGAGTGAAAGTAGATCCTTTTAATTCAGTTAAGAAAAAGATGTCTGTGACAATCCAATTACCTAATGGAGGTCTCAGAACCTTCTGCAAAGGTGCGTCAGAAATTATTCTGGAACAGTGCAATACTGTCCTCAATACTGATGGAAATATAGTACCACTGTCAGAAATGCAGAAGCATAATGCCttaaatataatcaattcGTTTTCTTCTGAGGCATTGAGAACACTCTGCCTCGCGTTCAAGGACAAAGATGAATTTCCCAATGATCAACATATATCAGATGATAGTTACACACTAATAGCAGTCTTCGGTATAAAGGATCCAGTCCGTCCTGGTGTCAAGGATGCAGTAATGACCTGCATGGCTGCTGGAATTAAAGTAAGAATGGTGACCGGAGACAACATCAACACTGCTAAAGCTATTGCCAAGGAATGTGGAATATTAACGGAGGATGGGATAGCCATAGAAGGACAGGAGCTTAACAACAAGAGTTCAGAAGAACTGAAGGAGCTCCTGCCAAAAATTCAGGTTTGGTTTTACTCgtgttttattttcatcaattaatgTGTGAATATAAGTTAAATCCATGTCCCAAGCTCAGGTAATAGCCCGCTCCTTGCCTATGGACAAATACAAATTGGTGACAAGCCTGAAAAGTATGTATCAAGAGGTTGTTGCTGTTACTGGTGATGGAACCAATGATGCCCCAGCACTGTTCGAATCAGATATTGGACTAGCAATGGGTATCTCTGGCACTGAGGTACCTATGAATGTTCTTCTGTAATATGTGTTGCTTTATGCCTCCATAACCTTAATTTGTTGAGTTTGAGTATCTCTTGCGGTAAGAACTAAGAAATGCTCATTAGGCTACCCCAATTTACTAAGTCTTCCTATGTTCTGGCCTAATATGAGCTATAGCTTATAAAGGTATATTCCCTAGACGTGTAATATGGttggtgcaaaaaaaaaaaagcaaaatttgtaaaaaaaatacaagttaCTTCAATTTTCACCCATCCCACACATATcaatacaaaatcaaaaaactacAACACCCTTTACTTTACCATTTTCCACAATTGTTAcctattttatctacttaCTATGCATTTGTT
Encoded proteins:
- the LOC102713823 gene encoding probable calcium-transporting ATPase 6, plasma membrane-type, whose product is MEGGRSWSIDSYLNEFFDIPAKNPPGEARLRWRRAVGLVVRNRRRRFGRFSDLNPIDDAHRRKILGKVQVVINVHKAALQFIDGVKQYHLPPELIEQGFCISPDELAAITGMRVDYTMFRMHGGIKGISRKIKASLEDGTQDSEIDTRQKLYGTNRHAEKPPRSFWMFVWDALHDLTLIILVVCSLVSLVVGLATKGWPKGIYDGFGIILSILLVVLVTATSDYQQARKFMELDREKQKIYTRVTRDKKTKEILVHDLVVGDILHLQIGDVVPADGLFISGDCLVIDESSLSGESESINVSEEKPFLHAGSKVVDGTAKMLVTAVGARTEWGKIMGTLNEDGVDETPLQVKLNGVATIIGQIGLVFAVLTFLVLLVRFLVDKGMHVGLLSWSGNDALTIVNYFAIAVTIIVVAVPEGLPLAVTLSLAYAMKKLMHDKALVRHLAACETMGSASCICTDKTGTLTTNHMIVDKVWIGDVKSVDGDKIFELKSAISERVMELLIKGIFVNTASEVVKGENGKKTILGSATETALLEFGLSLGEHLYDDYKKLTRVKVDPFNSVKKKMSVTIQLPNGGLRTFCKGASEIILEQCNTVLNTDGNIVPLSEMQKHNALNIINSFSSEALRTLCLAFKDKDEFPNDQHISDDSYTLIAVFGIKDPVRPGVKDAVMTCMAAGIKVRMVTGDNINTAKAIAKECGILTEDGIAIEGQELNNKSSEELKELLPKIQVIARSLPMDKYKLVTSLKSMYQEVVAVTGDGTNDAPALFESDIGLAMGISGTEVAKESADVIIMDDNFKTIVNVARWGRSVYLNIQKFVQFQLTVNIVALIVNFVSACIIGSAPLTAVQLLWVNMIMDTLGALALATEPPNDEMMKRPPVRRGDSFITRIMWRNILGQGLYQLLVLGTLMSVGKRLLNIEGPDSDRIINTLIFNSFVFCQVFNEINCREMEKINVLRGIFKNWIFVGILTATVLFQVIIVEFLGTFANTVPLRWDLWLLSVIIGSICMIISVILKCIPVEFKKTNVKPHGYELIPEGPENL